The following proteins are encoded in a genomic region of Streptococcus constellatus subsp. constellatus:
- the liaF gene encoding cell wall-active antibiotics response protein LiaF, with protein sequence MRKIQFFIFVESILLTFALVTILSGHFSRVILFLVLFLLLLYYYFGKQRGNFLLVTSTILLFFIIMLNPYVIAALLFAVIYGMIVAYPYIYKENEATTLIFDDAMEQKRENNQWLGNLHHFASSDTCQFDDINLFRLMGKDTIHLEQVIVTNHDNVIVLRKFFGNTKIIVPVDVAVSLKVNNLYGELQFLDQPIYELRNESFSLTTPDFKRAHKSVKIILSTFVGNIEVVRK encoded by the coding sequence ATGCGAAAGATCCAATTTTTCATTTTTGTTGAATCTATTCTATTAACATTTGCATTAGTGACGATTTTGTCTGGTCACTTTTCACGTGTTATTCTTTTTTTGGTGCTTTTCTTGTTGCTGCTCTATTATTATTTTGGTAAACAAAGAGGAAATTTTCTGCTAGTAACTTCTACCATATTGCTTTTTTTCATTATTATGCTCAATCCTTATGTCATTGCTGCCTTGCTCTTTGCGGTCATTTATGGCATGATTGTAGCTTATCCCTATATTTATAAAGAAAATGAAGCGACAACTCTCATCTTTGATGATGCAATGGAGCAAAAACGAGAGAATAATCAATGGTTAGGAAATCTTCATCATTTTGCTTCGTCTGATACCTGTCAATTTGACGATATCAACCTTTTCCGTCTCATGGGCAAGGACACGATTCATTTGGAGCAAGTGATTGTTACAAACCATGATAATGTGATTGTTTTGCGAAAATTTTTCGGAAATACAAAAATTATTGTGCCAGTTGATGTGGCAGTCAGCTTGAAAGTGAATAATCTATACGGTGAATTGCAGTTTTTAGACCAACCTATCTATGAATTGCGAAATGAAAGTTTCAGTCTAACGACGCCAGACTTTAAACGAGCACATAAAAGTGTCAAAATTATCCTATCAACATTTGTAGGGAATATTGAGGTGGTTCGTAAATGA
- a CDS encoding sensor histidine kinase encodes MKKVYYLLISFYSLLILGIIIHYIFALFDFDWQLVFSNVERLEKFSFFVIVLTVSLTMLMILGIKVIQTVTLSTIQSNLKNILEGRKLQEVQQPEIDASFRQVSEKVNHLTENLQKSENRALQNEETIIEKERKRIARDLHDTVSQELFAANMILSGVTGQMENLDTDTLSKQLTGVSGILNTAQRDLRILLLHLRPTELEGKSLVEGLNLILKELSDKSDIEVSFHHDVQQLPKQIEEHIFRIAQEIISNTLRHANANHLDVYLYQTQNELQLKMTDDGIGFEHTSSDELSYGLKNMEERVNDMAGTMQILTAPKQGVAIDIRVPLLKGA; translated from the coding sequence ATGAAAAAAGTCTACTATCTCTTGATTAGTTTTTATTCCTTACTCATTTTAGGGATTATTATTCATTATATTTTTGCTCTATTTGATTTTGACTGGCAATTGGTTTTTAGTAATGTAGAGCGACTGGAAAAATTCAGTTTCTTTGTGATTGTGCTCACTGTATCTCTAACGATGCTGATGATTTTAGGAATCAAAGTGATTCAAACGGTAACATTGTCGACCATTCAGTCGAATTTGAAAAATATTTTGGAAGGTCGAAAATTACAAGAAGTACAGCAACCGGAAATTGACGCTTCCTTTCGGCAGGTATCAGAGAAAGTAAATCATTTAACAGAAAATCTACAAAAGTCAGAGAACCGTGCCTTACAAAATGAAGAGACGATTATTGAGAAAGAGCGCAAGCGAATTGCGCGTGACCTACATGATACGGTCAGTCAAGAACTTTTTGCTGCCAATATGATTTTATCAGGTGTGACAGGGCAAATGGAGAACTTAGATACGGACACCTTATCGAAACAATTGACGGGCGTATCAGGAATTTTAAATACTGCTCAGAGGGATTTGCGTATCTTGCTTCTACATTTGAGACCGACAGAGTTGGAAGGGAAAAGTTTGGTTGAAGGGTTAAACCTTATTTTAAAGGAGTTATCAGACAAGAGTGATATTGAAGTGAGTTTTCATCATGATGTTCAACAATTACCGAAACAGATTGAGGAGCATATTTTTCGAATTGCTCAGGAAATTATCAGTAATACGCTCCGTCACGCCAATGCGAATCATTTAGATGTATATCTGTATCAAACTCAGAATGAATTGCAGTTGAAGATGACAGATGATGGGATTGGTTTTGAGCACACTTCGTCTGATGAGTTGAGTTATGGTCTGAAAAATATGGAAGAAAGAGTAAATGATATGGCGGGAACGATGCAGATTTTAACAGCTCCGAAGCAGGGAGTAGCGATTGATATTCGTGTACCATTATTGAAAGGAGCTTGA
- a CDS encoding response regulator transcription factor: MQILLVDDHEMVRLGLKSYLDLQDDVDVVAEASNGREGVEKALALRPDVIMMDIVMPEMSGIEATLAILKEWPEAKILILTSYLDNEKIYPVLDAGAKGYMLKTSSADDILRAVRKVAKGELAIETEVSQKVEYHRNHIELHEELTARERDILGLLAKGYENQRIADELFISLKTVKTHVSNILSKLAVSDRTQAVVYAFQHHLVPQDDI, encoded by the coding sequence ATGCAGATTTTATTAGTAGATGACCATGAGATGGTACGACTTGGCTTGAAAAGTTATTTGGATTTACAAGATGATGTTGATGTAGTGGCAGAAGCTTCAAACGGTCGTGAAGGAGTTGAAAAAGCTTTAGCATTACGACCAGATGTTATTATGATGGATATTGTTATGCCTGAAATGAGTGGAATTGAAGCAACTCTAGCTATTTTAAAAGAATGGCCTGAAGCTAAGATTCTCATTCTGACTTCTTATTTGGATAATGAAAAAATTTACCCAGTTTTAGATGCAGGAGCTAAAGGATACATGCTTAAAACATCTAGTGCTGACGATATCTTACGAGCAGTTCGAAAGGTAGCCAAGGGTGAACTTGCTATTGAAACAGAGGTCAGTCAGAAAGTGGAATACCATCGAAATCATATTGAATTACATGAAGAGCTAACAGCGCGTGAGCGCGATATTTTAGGACTACTGGCGAAGGGGTATGAAAATCAACGCATAGCAGATGAGTTGTTTATTTCTTTAAAGACAGTGAAAACGCATGTGTCGAATATTTTGTCCAAATTGGCAGTAAGTGATCGTACACAAGCTGTTGTCTATGCCTTCCAGCATCACCTCGTCCCACAGGATGATATTTAG
- a CDS encoding bifunctional Cof-type HAD-IIB family hydrolase/peptidylprolyl isomerase encodes MDAKLKYKSKKIKIVFFDIDDTLRVKATGYIPESIKTVFKQLKEKGILTGIASGRGIFGVVPELKALQPDFFVTLNGSYIEDKAGKVIAQTPIDRNLVETYIAWTKEVGIDFGLVGSHEAALSTRTPLIDEAIDIVYPNLPIQPDLYQDHNVYQMWTFEDIGDSLQLPKELEEHLRLVRWHPHSSDVVLTNGSKASGVATVVEHLGLKPENVMAFGDELNDLELFDYAGISIAMGISHKKIKAKADFVTKKVEEDGIFYALEELGMIEKELHFPQVTMETAEGPKATIKTNHGDLKFQLFPEQAPKTVANFIALAKDGYYDGIIFHRIIKDFMIQGGDPTGTGMGGESIYGEKFEDEFSPELYNIRGALSMANAGPNTNGSQFFIVQNSKIPYAQKELERGGWPTPIAEIYASNGGTPHLDRRHTVFGQLLDKSSYQVLDKIAAVETGAMDKPLEDVVIETIEIED; translated from the coding sequence ATGGACGCAAAATTAAAATACAAATCCAAGAAGATCAAAATCGTCTTTTTTGATATTGATGATACCCTGCGAGTAAAAGCAACTGGTTACATTCCAGAATCGATCAAAACGGTTTTTAAACAATTAAAAGAAAAAGGAATTTTGACGGGAATTGCTTCAGGGAGAGGAATTTTTGGTGTGGTGCCGGAGTTGAAAGCGTTGCAGCCTGATTTTTTTGTCACCTTGAATGGATCCTATATTGAAGATAAAGCAGGAAAGGTTATTGCGCAAACCCCGATTGATCGAAATTTAGTAGAAACTTATATCGCTTGGACGAAGGAAGTTGGGATTGACTTTGGCCTCGTTGGTAGTCATGAGGCAGCGCTTTCGACGCGAACACCGCTTATTGATGAAGCCATTGATATTGTTTATCCTAATTTACCTATTCAGCCGGATTTGTATCAAGATCACAACGTTTATCAAATGTGGACATTTGAAGATATCGGAGATAGCTTGCAATTGCCCAAAGAGTTAGAAGAACATCTACGATTGGTTCGCTGGCATCCGCATTCATCAGATGTAGTTCTAACAAATGGTTCAAAAGCATCTGGAGTTGCGACAGTTGTGGAGCATCTAGGGTTGAAGCCTGAGAATGTGATGGCTTTTGGAGATGAACTCAATGATTTAGAGTTGTTTGATTATGCAGGTATCAGTATTGCTATGGGCATTTCACATAAAAAAATAAAAGCCAAGGCTGACTTTGTGACAAAAAAAGTAGAAGAAGATGGCATTTTTTATGCTTTGGAGGAATTAGGAATGATAGAAAAAGAATTACATTTTCCACAAGTAACGATGGAAACAGCAGAAGGACCGAAAGCCACTATTAAAACCAACCACGGTGATTTGAAATTTCAATTATTTCCAGAACAAGCACCGAAGACAGTGGCTAATTTTATTGCTTTAGCAAAAGATGGCTACTATGATGGAATCATTTTTCATCGGATTATCAAGGACTTCATGATTCAAGGTGGTGATCCAACTGGTACGGGTATGGGTGGCGAATCTATTTATGGAGAAAAGTTTGAAGATGAATTTTCTCCGGAATTGTACAATATCCGTGGTGCACTTTCGATGGCCAATGCTGGTCCGAACACAAATGGCAGCCAATTTTTTATTGTGCAAAACAGCAAGATTCCTTATGCACAAAAGGAATTGGAACGTGGTGGTTGGCCGACACCAATTGCTGAAATCTATGCAAGCAATGGTGGAACGCCGCATTTGGACCGCCGCCATACTGTATTTGGTCAATTATTAGATAAATCTTCTTATCAGGTATTGGATAAGATTGCAGCTGTTGAAACTGGTGCGATGGATAAACCACTTGAAGATGTCGTGATTGAAACCATTGAAATTGAGGATTAA
- a CDS encoding S1 RNA-binding domain-containing protein: MRIGEKLKGRITGIQPYGAFVELETGTIGLIHISEIRTGYIENIRDILHVNDPVLVQVMDYDEFSGKASLSMRTLEEEKHHLPKRHRFSNDRYKFGFAPLAKSLPTWTKEAMNFLNQNQSKEETDGETEK; encoded by the coding sequence ATGAGAATTGGTGAAAAACTAAAAGGAAGAATTACAGGAATTCAGCCTTACGGTGCATTTGTAGAATTGGAAACAGGAACAATAGGCTTGATTCATATTTCAGAGATTCGGACAGGTTACATCGAAAATATCCGTGATATTCTGCATGTGAATGATCCGGTCTTGGTGCAAGTGATGGACTATGATGAATTTTCAGGTAAGGCTAGTTTGTCGATGAGAACATTGGAAGAGGAAAAACATCATTTACCGAAACGCCATCGTTTTTCAAATGATCGGTACAAATTTGGTTTTGCACCACTTGCTAAAAGTTTACCAACTTGGACAAAAGAAGCGATGAATTTTCTGAATCAGAATCAGTCAAAAGAAGAAACTGACGGAGAAACGGAAAAATAA
- a CDS encoding IS1182 family transposase, which yields MHIHYNTNQTTLPLEISSFLPQDHLVFTIEKVVNALEDRHFHTFYHNFGRPSYHPKMLLAALLFAYSQGIFSGRKIEKMMIENLAMQYLTGQLVVSYRTINRFRVAKGMEDLIRDLFIDLNLRLKMEELVTLDCLFIDGTKIEANANKYSFVWKKATDKFSVKLQEQIQVYFQEEITPLIHQAIRLDEEEPIASEQLIEFAQVLEEELEKLNQDIEETPVKGKDERKTQRRKLKKVLRKVKDDFSVRAEKYEGYQETFEGRNSFSKTDTDATFMRMKEDHMKNGQLKAAYNLQIATENQFVLHYDVFSNPTDTKTLLPFLETYPHDLKTVVADAGYGSEENLLRLDENEVNHLIKYAMFDQEQKKGYKQSARNLANWYYDDKEDSYTHPDGWCYRFHHIKHQKTQTDFQQEIKVYYADEPKSAPQKGLYINERYQHLKAKECQALFSPEGRQIFNQRKIDVEPVFGQIKAYLGYKRCNLRGKRQVKIDMGLVLMANNLLKYNKRTTQT from the coding sequence ATGCATATTCACTATAACACAAATCAAACAACTTTACCACTAGAAATCAGTTCTTTCTTGCCACAAGACCATCTCGTCTTTACTATTGAAAAAGTGGTGAATGCCTTGGAGGATCGTCACTTCCACACGTTCTATCATAACTTTGGTCGCCCGTCTTATCACCCTAAAATGCTTTTAGCCGCTCTACTATTTGCCTACTCGCAAGGGATTTTCTCTGGACGAAAAATCGAAAAAATGATGATTGAAAATCTGGCTATGCAGTACCTAACAGGACAGTTGGTTGTCAGCTACCGCACTATCAATCGATTTCGAGTCGCTAAAGGGATGGAAGACCTCATTCGTGATCTTTTCATTGACCTCAATCTTCGTTTAAAAATGGAAGAGTTAGTGACCTTAGATTGTCTGTTTATTGACGGGACTAAGATTGAAGCCAACGCTAACAAGTATAGTTTCGTGTGGAAAAAGGCCACAGACAAGTTTTCCGTCAAACTTCAAGAACAGATACAGGTCTATTTTCAAGAAGAAATCACTCCCCTTATCCATCAGGCCATTAGGCTGGACGAAGAAGAACCGATTGCTTCAGAGCAGTTGATTGAATTCGCTCAAGTCCTCGAAGAAGAATTGGAAAAACTGAACCAAGACATTGAGGAGACACCCGTTAAAGGAAAGGATGAACGTAAAACTCAACGTCGGAAACTCAAGAAAGTCCTGCGTAAAGTCAAGGATGATTTTTCAGTACGTGCTGAAAAATATGAAGGCTACCAAGAGACATTTGAAGGGCGTAACAGCTTTTCCAAAACAGATACAGATGCCACTTTTATGCGGATGAAAGAAGACCACATGAAGAATGGTCAACTCAAGGCTGCTTACAATCTTCAAATCGCTACTGAAAATCAATTTGTTCTTCATTATGATGTCTTCTCAAATCCGACAGATACCAAGACTCTCCTGCCATTCCTTGAAACTTATCCACATGACTTGAAGACCGTTGTCGCAGATGCCGGCTATGGAAGTGAAGAGAACCTCCTTCGTTTAGATGAAAATGAGGTGAACCATCTGATTAAATATGCCATGTTTGATCAGGAACAGAAGAAAGGGTATAAACAGTCGGCTAGAAACTTAGCGAATTGGTACTATGATGACAAGGAGGATAGCTACACTCATCCTGATGGCTGGTGCTATCGTTTTCATCATATCAAACATCAGAAAACACAGACGGACTTTCAACAGGAAATCAAGGTTTACTACGCTGATGAACCTAAATCAGCCCCTCAAAAGGGACTATATATCAACGAACGTTATCAACACTTAAAAGCTAAAGAATGCCAAGCGCTTTTCTCTCCCGAAGGTAGACAGATTTTCAATCAACGTAAGATTGATGTGGAACCTGTCTTTGGGCAGATAAAGGCTTATTTGGGTTACAAGAGATGTAACCTAAGAGGCAAGCGTCAGGTGAAAATTGACATGGGTTTAGTGCTCATGGCCAATAATCTCCTTAAATACAATAAGAGAACGACTCAAACTTAA
- a CDS encoding DUF960 domain-containing protein: MAFTNTRGRYASFGVVTSLPDNIIDSFWYIIDNFLKGVFELDELLQFELINNKGKTTFRFSQDSLATILTFDFNDTFDPFFPREIFVTDNNGKETIMLPDEYTLI; the protein is encoded by the coding sequence ATGGCTTTTACAAATACACGTGGACGCTATGCTAGCTTTGGCGTTGTAACAAGTTTACCAGATAATATCATTGATTCTTTCTGGTATATTATTGATAATTTTCTAAAGGGTGTGTTTGAGCTAGACGAACTGCTTCAGTTTGAACTCATCAACAACAAAGGAAAAACAACTTTCCGATTTTCACAAGATAGTCTAGCAACCATTCTCACCTTTGATTTTAATGACACTTTCGACCCATTTTTTCCACGAGAAATCTTTGTAACTGACAATAACGGTAAAGAAACCATTATGCTGCCAGATGAATATACTTTGATATGA
- the ntdP gene encoding nucleoside tri-diphosphate phosphatase has product MKLPKEGDFITIQSYKHNGNLHRTWRDTMVLKTTENAIIGVNDHTLVTESDGRRWVTREPAIIYFHKKYWFNIIAMIRENGVSYYCNLASPYYLDAEALKYIDYDLDVKVFTNGEKRLLDVDEYERHKRQMNYSNDLDYILKENVKILVDWINNKRGPFSQAYVNIWYKRYVELKSR; this is encoded by the coding sequence ATGAAGCTTCCAAAAGAAGGCGACTTTATTACAATTCAAAGTTATAAGCATAATGGAAATCTGCACCGTACTTGGCGCGACACCATGGTACTAAAAACAACAGAAAACGCCATTATTGGTGTCAATGACCACACCTTGGTCACAGAAAGTGACGGCCGACGCTGGGTAACGCGTGAGCCAGCTATTATCTATTTTCACAAAAAATATTGGTTCAATATTATCGCTATGATTCGCGAAAACGGAGTTTCTTACTATTGCAATCTAGCCAGTCCGTATTATCTTGATGCAGAAGCATTAAAATACATAGACTACGATTTAGACGTCAAAGTCTTTACCAATGGTGAAAAGCGATTACTTGATGTCGATGAATACGAGCGTCACAAACGGCAGATGAACTACTCTAATGATTTAGATTATATCCTCAAAGAGAATGTCAAAATCTTAGTAGATTGGATTAACAATAAGCGCGGACCTTTTTCGCAAGCCTATGTTAATATTTGGTACAAACGTTATGTAGAGCTAAAGAGTCGCTAA
- the recX gene encoding recombination regulator RecX yields the protein MKITKIEKKKRLYLLELDEIDKLYITEDTIVHFMLSKGMNISEQELKEIQDYAQFSYGKNLALYYLSFKQRTVKEVRDYLTKYEISLDTIEKVLTILIKDNWIDDRQYAYSFIHSNLLSGDKGAFVLKQKLAQKGITAPIIDEELCKFDFTEVSQKVAAKLLRNYQSKLPSKALQDKILQSMLSKGFSYTEAKAAYQTLDIKEDEEIQQKLLYKELDKQYRKYSKKYDEYELKQHLTQALARKGYDFSDIASALREYL from the coding sequence ATGAAAATCACTAAAATTGAAAAGAAAAAGCGTCTCTATCTTTTAGAATTGGACGAAATTGACAAACTTTACATCACTGAAGATACTATCGTTCACTTTATGTTATCAAAAGGCATGAATATCAGTGAGCAAGAATTAAAAGAAATTCAGGACTACGCACAGTTTTCTTACGGAAAAAATCTAGCTCTATATTATCTTTCTTTCAAGCAAAGAACTGTCAAAGAAGTGCGGGATTATTTGACAAAATACGAGATTTCCTTAGATACCATCGAGAAAGTGCTAACGATTCTCATAAAAGATAACTGGATAGATGACAGACAATATGCTTATTCCTTTATTCATTCCAATCTTCTATCTGGTGATAAAGGTGCTTTTGTCCTCAAGCAAAAATTGGCTCAAAAAGGTATCACAGCTCCTATTATTGATGAAGAATTATGCAAATTTGATTTTACAGAAGTAAGTCAAAAAGTTGCTGCAAAACTACTCCGCAACTATCAAAGCAAACTACCAAGTAAGGCCCTGCAGGATAAAATTCTTCAATCTATGTTGAGCAAAGGCTTTTCCTATACCGAAGCTAAGGCAGCTTATCAAACCTTAGACATCAAAGAAGATGAGGAAATTCAGCAGAAATTACTGTACAAAGAATTAGACAAGCAATACCGCAAATATTCTAAAAAATATGACGAATATGAGTTAAAACAACACCTCACCCAAGCACTCGCTCGCAAAGGTTATGATTTTTCTGATATTGCTAGCGCTCTCAGAGAATATCTATAA
- a CDS encoding aminoglycoside 3'-phosphotransferase, with protein MKKEKVTLTISQFPEELRIYTEKATLYDSSSHSGATVLYLDTGYYLKIDQKGKLAREVQCAKWFDKQGLGVPVLTYISQDRDYLLTKEASGISGLEVLDQPEVLCQTMATVLRQLHNLKPVHFPTNSLLKNYIQLAEENYQKGLFYEKALLPQFQIRSRKEAYQLIQEQGHLLTRDAFIHGDACLPNFILKDAKTFSCFIDVGLSGFSDRHIDLYWAIWSLNYNLGNPKYGDLFWDYYGRENINSEKLRLIAAFEAFG; from the coding sequence ATGAAAAAAGAAAAAGTAACTCTCACAATTTCTCAATTCCCAGAAGAATTACGAATATATACAGAGAAAGCCACTTTGTATGACAGTTCTTCCCACTCAGGCGCAACCGTGCTTTATCTAGACACAGGCTACTATCTTAAAATAGACCAAAAAGGAAAGCTAGCACGAGAGGTACAATGTGCTAAATGGTTTGACAAACAAGGGCTCGGTGTTCCTGTCTTGACATACATCAGCCAAGACAGGGACTACTTGCTCACTAAAGAAGCATCCGGCATATCAGGATTGGAAGTGCTAGACCAACCAGAAGTCCTCTGCCAAACCATGGCAACAGTGCTAAGACAGCTCCATAACCTCAAACCAGTCCACTTTCCCACAAACTCACTTCTAAAGAACTATATTCAGCTAGCGGAAGAGAATTATCAAAAAGGGCTTTTCTATGAAAAAGCTCTCCTGCCACAATTTCAGATTCGCAGTAGAAAAGAAGCCTATCAGCTTATCCAAGAACAGGGACATCTTCTTACAAGAGATGCATTTATTCACGGTGACGCTTGTTTGCCCAACTTTATCTTAAAAGACGCTAAGACGTTCTCCTGTTTCATTGATGTTGGGCTATCTGGCTTTAGTGATCGCCACATTGACCTTTACTGGGCTATCTGGTCACTGAATTATAATCTAGGCAATCCAAAATACGGCGACCTATTTTGGGACTACTATGGTCGAGAAAATATCAACTCCGAGAAATTACGACTTATCGCAGCTTTTGAAGCATTTGGCTAA
- the rlmD gene encoding 23S rRNA (uracil(1939)-C(5))-methyltransferase RlmD produces MNLKVKQKIPLKIKKMGINGEGIGFYKKTLVFVPGALKGEDIFCQVTTVKRNFVEAKLLTINKHSKYRVEPPCEIYEKCGGCQIMHLHYDKQLEFKTDLLRQALKKFAPAGYENYEIRPTIGMQEPLYYRAKLQFQTRKLGDEVKAGLYAQNSHYLISLKNCLVQDKVTQKIINKVALLLGKYNLPIYDERKRAGVRTVMIRRARKTGQVQMIFVTGKKLDFSPVIRDLTAEFPELETVAVNYHTTKSSEIYGDKTEIIWGKETIQEGVLDYEFSLSPRAFYQLNPEQTEVLYSEAVKALDVTSEEHLIDAYCGVGTIGFAFAKRVKSLRGMDIIPEAIEDAKRNAARLGFNNTHYETGTAESIIPRWYKEGYRADALIVDPPRTGLDKKLLETIVRYAPKKMIYVSCNVSSLARDLVQLSKIYDVHYIQSVDMFPHTARTEAVVKLVKQEENS; encoded by the coding sequence ATGAATCTGAAAGTAAAACAAAAAATCCCTTTAAAAATCAAGAAAATGGGAATTAACGGGGAAGGGATTGGATTTTATAAAAAGACCTTAGTCTTTGTACCAGGTGCTTTAAAGGGTGAGGATATTTTTTGTCAAGTTACGACGGTTAAGCGCAATTTTGTCGAAGCAAAGCTCTTGACGATTAATAAGCATTCTAAGTATCGAGTAGAGCCGCCTTGTGAGATTTATGAAAAATGTGGGGGCTGCCAGATTATGCACTTGCATTATGATAAACAGTTAGAATTTAAGACGGATTTATTACGGCAGGCTTTGAAAAAATTTGCACCAGCTGGTTATGAAAACTACGAGATTCGTCCAACGATTGGAATGCAAGAACCACTTTACTATCGGGCTAAGCTTCAATTTCAGACACGGAAATTAGGAGATGAAGTCAAAGCAGGGCTTTATGCGCAGAATTCCCATTATCTGATTTCTTTGAAAAACTGTTTGGTTCAGGATAAGGTAACGCAGAAAATCATCAATAAAGTGGCTCTCCTTTTGGGGAAGTACAATCTTCCTATCTACGATGAGCGTAAGAGAGCAGGCGTTCGGACGGTTATGATTCGCAGGGCTCGGAAAACGGGACAGGTGCAGATGATCTTTGTCACGGGAAAGAAGTTGGACTTCTCTCCAGTCATTCGAGATTTAACAGCAGAATTTCCAGAGTTAGAAACAGTGGCGGTCAATTACCATACGACAAAATCAAGTGAAATTTATGGAGATAAGACGGAAATTATCTGGGGAAAAGAGACAATTCAAGAAGGTGTTTTGGATTACGAGTTTTCCTTATCGCCTAGGGCTTTTTACCAGCTCAATCCAGAGCAGACAGAAGTGCTTTACAGTGAAGCAGTCAAGGCGCTTGATGTGACATCTGAAGAGCATTTGATTGATGCTTATTGTGGCGTGGGAACGATTGGCTTTGCCTTTGCTAAAAGAGTCAAGTCTCTGCGAGGTATGGACATTATTCCGGAAGCTATTGAAGATGCTAAGCGAAATGCTGCTCGCTTAGGCTTTAACAATACTCATTATGAGACTGGGACTGCTGAAAGCATTATTCCTCGTTGGTATAAGGAAGGCTATCGGGCGGATGCTTTGATTGTCGATCCACCACGAACTGGCTTGGATAAAAAGCTGCTTGAGACGATTGTCCGTTATGCACCTAAGAAAATGATTTATGTCTCTTGTAATGTCTCTAGTCTAGCCAGAGATTTGGTGCAATTAAGCAAGATCTATGATGTCCATTATATCCAATCGGTGGATATGTTTCCGCACACAGCTAGGACCGAGGCTGTAGTGAAATTGGTGAAGCAGGAAGAAAACAGCTGA
- a CDS encoding nitronate monooxygenase has translation MSITNLLNIKYPIVQGAMAQISHYQLAAAVSEAGGLGIIASGGMTGEQLRKEIRELRKLTDKPFAVNVMLMMKNIEEIVRVIIEEKVPVVTTGAGTPKFILPFLKEAGIKVIPVIASVKHAKKMQELGVDAVIAEGSEAGGHIGETNTMALLPQIVDAVDIPVIGAGGIADGRGLAAAFVLGAQGAQLGTVFLASEECPIAESYKEAVIHANDTATAVTGRITGAPVRCIRNEMTDHYIELENKGTNREELEEITIGALSKAVYQGDTKHGSMMCGQIAGMINEIRPCKDIIETIVANAQKVLENTEIRL, from the coding sequence ATGTCTATTACAAATTTACTGAACATCAAATATCCAATTGTTCAAGGTGCTATGGCTCAAATTTCTCACTATCAGTTAGCTGCTGCTGTTTCAGAGGCAGGCGGTTTGGGAATTATCGCTTCAGGTGGCATGACTGGTGAACAACTGCGTAAAGAAATTCGTGAATTACGCAAGCTAACAGACAAGCCCTTTGCCGTTAATGTGATGCTAATGATGAAAAATATCGAAGAAATTGTCAGAGTCATCATTGAAGAGAAAGTCCCTGTTGTCACAACTGGTGCAGGTACTCCAAAATTCATTCTACCCTTTTTAAAAGAAGCCGGTATCAAAGTTATCCCAGTTATTGCAAGCGTGAAGCATGCTAAAAAAATGCAAGAATTAGGTGTTGATGCCGTTATCGCAGAAGGATCAGAAGCGGGCGGTCATATCGGAGAAACAAATACGATGGCTCTGTTGCCACAAATTGTTGACGCTGTTGACATTCCCGTGATTGGAGCAGGTGGAATTGCGGATGGGCGTGGACTGGCTGCTGCTTTTGTTTTAGGTGCACAAGGCGCACAACTTGGAACTGTATTCCTCGCCTCAGAAGAATGCCCCATTGCCGAAAGCTATAAAGAAGCTGTCATCCACGCCAATGACACAGCCACAGCTGTAACTGGGCGCATTACCGGTGCACCTGTTCGCTGTATTCGAAACGAAATGACCGATCACTACATAGAACTTGAAAACAAAGGGACCAATCGTGAAGAACTAGAAGAAATCACAATCGGTGCCCTCTCAAAAGCTGTCTATCAAGGAGATACCAAACATGGCTCCATGATGTGCGGTCAAATCGCTGGCATGATAAACGAAATCCGACCATGCAAAGACATCATTGAAACCATCGTAGCCAATGCCCAAAAAGTGCTGGAAAATACAGAGATTAGGCTGTAA